A genome region from Musa acuminata AAA Group cultivar baxijiao chromosome BXJ3-5, Cavendish_Baxijiao_AAA, whole genome shotgun sequence includes the following:
- the LOC135639153 gene encoding LRR receptor kinase BAK1-like — protein MAAAGLQLVVQWLLWLVLGLSSPLARVVANVEGDALHTLKTYLNDPNGVLQSWDPTLVNPCTWFHVTCNNDNSVIRVDLGNANLSGNLVPQIGLLKNLQYLEIYSNNISGTIPSELGNLTNLVSLDLYLNNFTGEIPDSLGKLTKLRFLRLNNNTLLGLIPTSLTNITTLQVLDLSNNNLSGEVPSTGSFQLFTPISFANNPYLCGPGTTKSCPGSPPLPPPPPFVPPTAPTLRESNASSTGAIAGGVAAGAALLFAAPAIGFAWWRRRKPQEHFFDVPAEEDPEVHLGQLKRFSLRELQVATDNFSNKNILGRGGFGKVYKGRLTDGSLVAVKRLKEERTPGGELQFQTEVEMISMAVHRNLLRLRGFCMTPTERLLVYPYMANGSVASRLRERPPSEPPLDWPTRQRIALGSARGLSYLHDHCDPKIIHRDVKAANILLDEEFEAVVGDFGLAKLMDYKDTHVTTAVRGTIGHIAPEYLSTGKSSEKTDVFGYGIMLLELITGQRAFDLARLANDDDVMLLDWVKGLLKEKKLEMLIDPDLQNNYVGSEVESLIQVALLCTQGSPMERPKMSEVVRMLEGDGLAERWDEWQRVEVVQHEAEFVPRNRASDWILDSTDNLRAVELSGPR, from the exons ATGGCGGCGGCGGGGCTGCAGCTGGTGGTCCAGTGGCTGCTCTGGCTGGTCTTGGGTTTGTCCAGTCCGCTTGCAAGGGTAGTCGCCAATGTCGAAG GTGATGCGTTGCAtactctaaagacctatttaaatGATCCTAATGGCGTGCTGCAGAGCTGGGATCCAACTTTGGTCAATCCATGCACATGGTTCCATGTCACATGCAACAATGACAATAGTGTTATTAGAGT TGATCTGGGAAATGCAAACTTATCTGGAAACTTGGTCCCACAGATTGGTCTTTTGAAAAATTTGCAATATCT GGAAATTTACAGTAACAACATTAGTGGGACAATTCCTAGTGAGCTTggaaatttgacaaatttggtgagCTTGGATCTTTATCTAAACAATTTCACTGGTGAAATACCTGATTCATTGGGGAAACTAACTAAACTGCGGTTTCT CCGGCTTAACAACAATACTCTGTTGGGTCTAATTCCAACATCTTTGACCAATATCACAACGCTTCAAGTTCT AGATTTGTCGAATAACAATCTATCAGGAGAAGTTCCTTCTACTGGATCCTTCCAATTGTTCACTCCCATCAG TTTTGCTAACAACCCTTACTTATGTGGTCCCGgtacaacaaaatcttgtcctggTTCCCCTCCTTTGCCTCCACCACCTCCATTTGTTCCTCCAACTGCACCCACTCTTCGAG AAAGTAATGCCTCTAGCACTGGAGCAATTGCTGGGGGAGTTGCTGCAGGTGCTGCTTTGCTATTTGCAGCACCTGCTATTGGATTTGCCTGGTGGCGTCGTCGTAAGCCACAAGAACATTTCTTTGATGTACCTG CTGAAGAGGATCCAGAAGTTCACTTAGGTCAGCTTAAAAGATTTTCGCTGCGAGAATTACAAGTTGCAACTGATAATTTCAGCAACAAGAACATTTTGGGCAGAGGTGGATTTGGAAAGGTATATAAAGGAAGACTTACAGACGGTTCACTTGTAGCAGTAAAGAGACTAAAAGAAGAACGTACACCTGGTGGAGAGCTTCAGTTTCAAACAGAAGTTGAGATGATTAGCATGGCTGTACATCGAAACTTACTCAGGCTTCGTGGGTTTTGTATGACCCCAACCGAACGATTGCTTGTATATCCTTACATGGCCAATGGAAGTGTTGCATCACGCTTAAGAG AGCGTCCACCATCTGAACCACCGCTGGATTGGCCAACTCGGCAAAGGATTGCACTGGGTTCTGCTAGGGGATTGTCCTACTTGCACGATCATTGTGATCCTAAAATTATTCATCGTGATGTTAAAGCTGCAAATATTTTGTTGGATGAGGAGTTTGAAGCAGTTGTTGGGGACTTTGGCTTGGCCAAGCTAATGGACTACAAGGATACCCATGTAACGACGGCTGTCCGTGGAACGATAGGACATATTGCTCCAGAATACTTGTCAACAGGAAAGTCCTCTGAGAAGACTGATGTTTTTGGATATGGAATCATGCTTTTAGAACTAATTACAGGTCAAAGAGCATTTGATCTTGCACGTCTTGCAAACGATGATGATGTTATGTTGCTTGATTGG GTAAAAGGACTTCTGAAAGAGAAAAAGCTGGAGATGTTGATTGATCCAGATCTGCAGAACAACTATGTTGGCTCTGAAGTAGAATCACTTATCCAAGTTGCACTGCTTTGCACTCAGGGCTCTCCAATGGAACGGCCGAAGATGTCAGAGGTGGTGAGAATGCTTGAAGGCGACGGTCTTGCTGAGAGGTGGGACGAATGGCAAAGGGTGGAAGTGGTTCAGCATGAAGCCGAGTTTGTTCCACGCAATCGTGCCTCCGACTGGATTCTGGACTCCACTGACAACCTCCGTGCAGTTGAGTTATCTGGACCGAGGTGA